A genome region from Carassius gibelio isolate Cgi1373 ecotype wild population from Czech Republic chromosome A23, carGib1.2-hapl.c, whole genome shotgun sequence includes the following:
- the LOC127944642 gene encoding cyclic AMP-dependent transcription factor ATF-7 isoform X2, translating to MGDDKPFVCSAPGCGQRFTNEDHLAVHKHKHEMTLKFGPARTDSVIIADQTPTPTRFLKNCEEVGLFNELASSFEQELPKAQEDEDKRAKNPLPALNSGALDMSLQTPSDVKVKEEDPVEVDSSPPSSPDSMSSMSDSSKEPLSRGKDSPSKPAFSSAPTPAIVRPGSLPLHLGYDGLQPTMPSPTSVITHTPPSNRTLGSPTVPYPMMMLPNGQTVPVLPGPMQMPSVISLARPLCMVPNIPGIPGPPLGGSSSGSSSPSGYNPHNEAKMRLKAALSQQTYAAQGCLGVAMGSSAMIPQRVEQSQLLVQHPDAPSPAQPQVSPAQPTGGRRRRTTDDDPDERRQRFLERNRAAASRCRQKRKIWVSSLEKKAEELTSFNVSLSNEVSHLRNEVAHLKQLLLAHKDCPVTNRQKKAVYLGEEHMKDRSEPTGSPAPVIQHSSLAPSPSSAAGPNGLSSRAAAEAVAMSVLAGMGSQRGESGGPAHVIMATQSHPSSR from the exons AGGTTTACTAATGAGGACCACCTGGCTgtccacaaacacaaacatgaaatgacGCTGAAGTTTGGACCCGCCAGGACTGACTCAGTCATCATTGCAG ACCAGACGCCGACTCCCACTCGTTTCCTGAAAAACTGTGAAGAGGTGGGCTTGTTCAATGAGCTGGCCAGCTCCTTCGAGCAGGAGCTCCCTAAGGCCCAGGAAGATGAGGACAAGAGGGCCAAGAACCCG TTGCCTGCTCTTAATTCAGGAGCACTTGATATGAGTTTGCAGACGCCTTCAGATGTTAAGGTGAAAGAGGAGGACCCTGTGGAGGTGGACTCCTCTCCACCTAGCAGCCCTGACTCCATGTCCAGTATGTCAGACAGCAGCAAAGAGCCCTTAAGCAGAGGAAAG GATTCTCCCTCGAAGCCTGCCTTCAGTTCGGCTCCCACCCCTGCCATAGTGCGTCCTGGCTCCCTCCCCCTGCACCTGGGTTATGACGGCCTGCAGCCCACCATGCCCTCCCCTACCTCCGTCATCACACACACCCCACCATCCAACCGCACACTGGG GTCTCCCACAGTGCCGTACCCAATGATGATGCTTCCCAATGGTCAAACAGTTCCTGTTCTTCCAGGTCCTATGCAGATGCCCTCTGTAATATCT CTGGCGAGACCCCTGTGTATGGTTCCCAACATTCCAGGAATACCCGGCCCTCCACTAGGGGGCAGCAGCAGCGGCTCGTCTTCACCCTCTGGTTACAACCCCCACAATGAGGCCAAGATG AGGCTGAAGGCAGCATTGTCTCAGCAGACGTATGCGGCTCAGGGTTGTCTTGGTGTGGCGATGGGGTCCAGTGCGATGATCCCTCAGAGAGTGGAGCAAAGCCAGCTGCTGGTCCAGCATCCAGATGCCCCATCCCCTGCTCAGCCACAG GTGTCACCCGCTCAGCCCACCGGAGGGCGCAGGCGGAGGACAACTGATGACGACCCTGATGAGAGGAGGCAGCGCTTCCTGGAGCGGAACCGGGCAGCAGCTTCTCGTTGCAGACAGAAACGCAAGATATGGGTCAGCTCTCTGGAGAAGAAGGCTGAAGAACTCACCTCCTTCAATGTCTCGCTGTCG AACGAGGTGTCTCATCTACGAAATGAAGTTGCACATCTGAAACAGTTGCTGTTAGCCCATAAAGACTGTCCTGTCACCAACCGCCAGAAGAAAGCTGTCTACTTGG GAGAGGAACACATGAAAGATAGATCTGAGCCCACGGGTTCCCCGGCACCGGTCATTCAGCACAGCTCTCTGGCCCCCAGCCCCTCATCCGCAGCAGGGCCCAATGGCCTGAGCTCCCGTGCTGCGGCCGAGGCGGTGGCCATGTCAGTGCTGGCGGGGATGGGCAGCCAGCGGGGGGAGAGTGGTGGACCGGCACACGTCATCATGGCCACACAGTCCCACCCATCCAGCAGATGA
- the LOC127944642 gene encoding cyclic AMP-dependent transcription factor ATF-7 isoform X1, translating to MFSSSLPQFYCKAFAKMGDDKPFVCSAPGCGQRFTNEDHLAVHKHKHEMTLKFGPARTDSVIIADQTPTPTRFLKNCEEVGLFNELASSFEQELPKAQEDEDKRAKNPLPALNSGALDMSLQTPSDVKVKEEDPVEVDSSPPSSPDSMSSMSDSSKEPLSRGKDSPSKPAFSSAPTPAIVRPGSLPLHLGYDGLQPTMPSPTSVITHTPPSNRTLGSPTVPYPMMMLPNGQTVPVLPGPMQMPSVISLARPLCMVPNIPGIPGPPLGGSSSGSSSPSGYNPHNEAKMRLKAALSQQTYAAQGCLGVAMGSSAMIPQRVEQSQLLVQHPDAPSPAQPQVSPAQPTGGRRRRTTDDDPDERRQRFLERNRAAASRCRQKRKIWVSSLEKKAEELTSFNVSLSNEVSHLRNEVAHLKQLLLAHKDCPVTNRQKKAVYLGEEHMKDRSEPTGSPAPVIQHSSLAPSPSSAAGPNGLSSRAAAEAVAMSVLAGMGSQRGESGGPAHVIMATQSHPSSR from the exons AGGTTTACTAATGAGGACCACCTGGCTgtccacaaacacaaacatgaaatgacGCTGAAGTTTGGACCCGCCAGGACTGACTCAGTCATCATTGCAG ACCAGACGCCGACTCCCACTCGTTTCCTGAAAAACTGTGAAGAGGTGGGCTTGTTCAATGAGCTGGCCAGCTCCTTCGAGCAGGAGCTCCCTAAGGCCCAGGAAGATGAGGACAAGAGGGCCAAGAACCCG TTGCCTGCTCTTAATTCAGGAGCACTTGATATGAGTTTGCAGACGCCTTCAGATGTTAAGGTGAAAGAGGAGGACCCTGTGGAGGTGGACTCCTCTCCACCTAGCAGCCCTGACTCCATGTCCAGTATGTCAGACAGCAGCAAAGAGCCCTTAAGCAGAGGAAAG GATTCTCCCTCGAAGCCTGCCTTCAGTTCGGCTCCCACCCCTGCCATAGTGCGTCCTGGCTCCCTCCCCCTGCACCTGGGTTATGACGGCCTGCAGCCCACCATGCCCTCCCCTACCTCCGTCATCACACACACCCCACCATCCAACCGCACACTGGG GTCTCCCACAGTGCCGTACCCAATGATGATGCTTCCCAATGGTCAAACAGTTCCTGTTCTTCCAGGTCCTATGCAGATGCCCTCTGTAATATCT CTGGCGAGACCCCTGTGTATGGTTCCCAACATTCCAGGAATACCCGGCCCTCCACTAGGGGGCAGCAGCAGCGGCTCGTCTTCACCCTCTGGTTACAACCCCCACAATGAGGCCAAGATG AGGCTGAAGGCAGCATTGTCTCAGCAGACGTATGCGGCTCAGGGTTGTCTTGGTGTGGCGATGGGGTCCAGTGCGATGATCCCTCAGAGAGTGGAGCAAAGCCAGCTGCTGGTCCAGCATCCAGATGCCCCATCCCCTGCTCAGCCACAG GTGTCACCCGCTCAGCCCACCGGAGGGCGCAGGCGGAGGACAACTGATGACGACCCTGATGAGAGGAGGCAGCGCTTCCTGGAGCGGAACCGGGCAGCAGCTTCTCGTTGCAGACAGAAACGCAAGATATGGGTCAGCTCTCTGGAGAAGAAGGCTGAAGAACTCACCTCCTTCAATGTCTCGCTGTCG AACGAGGTGTCTCATCTACGAAATGAAGTTGCACATCTGAAACAGTTGCTGTTAGCCCATAAAGACTGTCCTGTCACCAACCGCCAGAAGAAAGCTGTCTACTTGG GAGAGGAACACATGAAAGATAGATCTGAGCCCACGGGTTCCCCGGCACCGGTCATTCAGCACAGCTCTCTGGCCCCCAGCCCCTCATCCGCAGCAGGGCCCAATGGCCTGAGCTCCCGTGCTGCGGCCGAGGCGGTGGCCATGTCAGTGCTGGCGGGGATGGGCAGCCAGCGGGGGGAGAGTGGTGGACCGGCACACGTCATCATGGCCACACAGTCCCACCCATCCAGCAGATGA